The following proteins come from a genomic window of Alicyclobacillus dauci:
- a CDS encoding phospholipase D-like domain-containing protein, whose translation MVWMIAIGLYVLNTLFMLIVAVREARRPALALNYLTVRLVLPVIGSVLYLISSRPKRIRGERLTSPNNESDTLPDSFSRTAFVIAHGLRHFTVSGLQNSQVQVLTNGTETYDKLIECLKNAQRTIGLEYYIFRNDRIGSRITELLIERAKAGVQVRLIRDGWASRRFPRSQINRMMDAGIECRTIFPLRFPRFMSTLNYRDHCKIVVIDGEEAFTGGINVGDEYLGLDPKIGFWRDTHLQIVGKAQADLQVIFDAHWKIASPERTSTGILHKENGNLLDTTSDATSKKIPTLDSPALSGLLAELGSELGTMDASDRAPRKQVLREAYVQTLEGNPLIPTPVIRQAYFSCITQADKTIDITTPYFVPDADIIIAIKMAVARGVRVRLLVPHRVIPGVVGPASRTYYGELLEAGVYIYLYDKGMLHAKVMVIDGEVAEVGAANYDMRSFRLDYEVCEFIYSVDVARDLTIQFERDLTDSIPLRIEDLQKRSVPQRILDQGARLLAPLL comes from the coding sequence TTGGTGTGGATGATTGCTATTGGGTTGTACGTATTGAACACACTCTTTATGTTAATTGTGGCCGTCCGAGAAGCACGCCGACCTGCATTGGCACTAAACTATCTAACCGTTCGTCTCGTTTTACCTGTCATCGGTTCCGTACTCTACCTCATTAGTTCCCGCCCTAAGCGCATTCGTGGTGAAAGATTGACCTCTCCAAACAATGAGTCGGATACGTTGCCAGATTCATTCAGCCGCACAGCTTTCGTAATCGCTCACGGTTTACGGCACTTTACAGTGAGTGGACTGCAAAACAGCCAAGTACAGGTACTTACAAATGGCACTGAGACATATGATAAACTGATCGAATGCTTAAAGAACGCGCAAAGAACGATTGGTCTCGAATATTACATATTCCGGAACGACCGAATTGGAAGTCGAATTACAGAACTTCTGATTGAACGGGCAAAAGCTGGTGTGCAGGTCCGTTTGATAAGAGATGGTTGGGCGAGTCGAAGATTTCCACGGAGTCAAATCAATCGAATGATGGATGCAGGAATTGAGTGCCGGACGATTTTTCCCCTTCGTTTCCCGCGGTTCATGTCCACTTTGAATTACAGAGACCATTGCAAGATCGTCGTGATCGACGGAGAGGAAGCTTTTACCGGTGGAATAAACGTCGGGGATGAGTATCTTGGATTGGATCCGAAGATAGGATTCTGGCGCGATACCCACCTACAAATCGTAGGTAAAGCACAGGCCGACTTGCAGGTTATCTTCGATGCTCACTGGAAGATTGCTTCACCAGAGCGAACGTCAACGGGAATACTCCATAAAGAAAATGGCAATTTGTTGGATACCACTTCGGATGCAACATCGAAGAAAATCCCAACGCTCGATAGTCCTGCTCTTTCAGGGTTGTTAGCTGAATTGGGGTCAGAGTTAGGCACGATGGATGCTAGTGACAGAGCCCCGAGAAAACAGGTGTTACGTGAAGCGTACGTGCAGACATTGGAGGGTAATCCTTTGATCCCGACTCCAGTTATCCGTCAGGCGTACTTTAGCTGTATCACGCAAGCGGATAAGACGATTGACATCACTACCCCATACTTTGTCCCAGATGCAGATATCATCATTGCGATAAAGATGGCCGTTGCACGTGGCGTACGCGTAAGATTACTGGTTCCGCACCGCGTGATACCCGGAGTAGTAGGTCCTGCAAGCCGTACCTACTACGGAGAACTTTTAGAGGCCGGAGTCTATATTTACCTGTACGACAAAGGTATGTTGCATGCGAAAGTGATGGTCATCGATGGCGAGGTTGCCGAAGTAGGTGCTGCCAACTACGATATGAGAAGTTTTCGCCTGGATTACGAAGTCTGCGAATTCATTTATAGTGTCGACGTGGCACGCGATCTCACGATTCAATTCGAGCGCGATCTCACCGATTCTATACCACTACGCATCGAGGATTTGCAGAAACGCTCCGTTCCGCAACGCATTTTGGACCAAGGTGCACGCTTACTTGCCCCGTTGTTATAG
- a CDS encoding ABC transporter permease has translation MRVRALVIRICRQFLHDKRTLALMFAAPLLILTLVSLVFNGSTVHPKIGLVDVPTAMTQRLSQENVDLSTYSSATSALDALKKQTIDAYIDVHNGTPHVMLEGSDPTKNKTILLDIQKVAQSTTGLENRQIQPDVAYLYGSANMSTFDNFGPVLIGFFAFFFVFLIAGISFLKERTTGTLERLVATPIKRFEIVLGYVVGFGIFTTIQAVLIAWFSVDVLGMMMAGGLINLLLTTFLLSMTALTFGVFLSSFANSEFQMIQFIPIVIVPQVFFSGLFNIDTMAPWLRWLSKIMPLHYGADAMRNVMIRGKGFTDIAVDLAVLLGLSIVFMILNVVTLRKYRKV, from the coding sequence ATGAGAGTTCGTGCTCTTGTGATCCGGATATGCCGTCAATTTTTACATGACAAACGAACACTGGCTCTCATGTTTGCGGCACCGCTCCTTATCTTGACCCTCGTTTCGCTCGTGTTTAACGGAAGTACTGTTCATCCTAAAATAGGGTTGGTGGACGTACCAACTGCAATGACGCAGCGTTTGTCCCAAGAGAACGTGGACTTGTCGACATATTCCTCCGCCACAAGTGCGCTGGACGCACTGAAAAAACAGACCATTGACGCGTATATTGATGTGCACAACGGCACCCCGCACGTGATGTTGGAGGGAAGCGACCCGACCAAAAATAAAACGATACTGCTCGACATCCAAAAAGTCGCCCAGTCGACCACTGGGCTGGAGAACCGTCAAATACAACCGGATGTGGCGTATCTGTATGGATCGGCTAACATGTCCACATTTGACAACTTCGGTCCCGTTCTCATCGGCTTCTTCGCATTCTTCTTCGTCTTTTTGATAGCGGGTATATCGTTTCTCAAGGAACGGACCACAGGCACTTTGGAACGCCTTGTGGCCACACCGATCAAGCGTTTCGAAATCGTCTTGGGATACGTCGTGGGGTTCGGCATCTTCACCACAATTCAAGCTGTTCTCATCGCGTGGTTTTCCGTGGACGTGCTAGGAATGATGATGGCCGGCGGACTAATCAACCTGTTGCTGACCACCTTTCTGCTTTCGATGACCGCGCTGACATTCGGGGTCTTTTTATCCTCGTTTGCCAATTCAGAGTTTCAAATGATACAGTTCATCCCCATTGTCATCGTACCGCAGGTATTTTTCTCGGGGCTCTTTAACATCGACACCATGGCACCGTGGCTTCGGTGGTTGAGCAAAATCATGCCTCTTCACTATGGCGCAGATGCCATGCGAAACGTCATGATTCGGGGGAAAGGCTTTACTGATATCGCCGTTGATTTGGCTGTCCTGCTCGGGCTCTCTATTGTCTTTATGATTCTCAATGTGGTGACGTTGCGAAAATACCGCAAAGTATAG
- a CDS encoding DUF2268 domain-containing putative Zn-dependent protease (predicted Zn-dependent protease with a strongly conserved HExxH motif), whose product MIEWKWLYRDSISALRTSSRKNWFDLFVRQYIHQHWDLLYSIHFKPKGYKEKADVLSRIKSVGYERYTQVASCIGGDLSEFERNLQRNTQGLLKRLNVSDTEQEIYVITGLDATNIYTTSYQNRSVTVLCLEAAGGRLSDLELLVSHECHHFARQAKVNHNIFEASIHERLVTEGLASCFSEEVQPGRPVHEYCYVPETTVEWVVQNSDRIQEILAQLPESEAMNLLFSRRPTSVLVEEVPSRTGYVYGYQLVKHFLEESGITAQSAADVPWMDVFPSYRAPFSACVSH is encoded by the coding sequence GTGATCGAATGGAAATGGCTATATCGCGACAGCATTTCAGCCCTAAGGACGTCCAGTCGTAAGAACTGGTTCGACCTTTTTGTACGCCAATACATTCACCAGCACTGGGACCTTTTGTACAGCATTCACTTTAAACCGAAAGGATACAAGGAAAAGGCAGATGTCCTATCACGTATCAAGTCTGTAGGGTATGAACGATATACACAAGTTGCATCGTGCATCGGCGGTGATTTAAGCGAGTTCGAAAGAAACCTTCAAAGAAACACGCAAGGATTGCTGAAAAGGTTGAATGTATCCGACACGGAACAAGAGATTTACGTCATCACGGGGCTGGATGCAACCAATATTTACACGACGTCATACCAAAATCGATCCGTCACGGTACTCTGTCTCGAAGCGGCCGGCGGGCGCTTGAGCGACCTTGAATTGCTGGTGAGTCATGAATGCCATCACTTCGCTCGTCAAGCCAAAGTCAACCACAATATATTCGAGGCCAGTATCCATGAGCGCCTCGTTACAGAAGGCCTCGCATCTTGTTTCTCGGAAGAGGTTCAGCCGGGGCGTCCTGTTCATGAGTATTGTTATGTACCCGAGACAACCGTGGAATGGGTCGTACAAAACAGTGATCGAATCCAAGAGATCCTCGCGCAGCTTCCGGAGTCAGAAGCTATGAACTTACTATTTTCCCGGAGACCCACTTCTGTGTTGGTTGAGGAGGTGCCCAGTCGGACTGGGTATGTGTACGGGTATCAACTCGTCAAGCACTTTCTGGAGGAATCCGGCATCACGGCTCAATCTGCCGCCGACGTTCCATGGATGGATGTGTTTCCGTCCTATCGGGCGCCGTTTTCTGCTTGCGTAAGTCATTGA
- a CDS encoding MFS transporter, whose amino-acid sequence MHKRSIETGFWFLTFADGISTLGNQAGWMACLWSAVAQNHGVEWASVLSIGFGVSTAAANWFIGSLLDRMPAKLGIAVANGVLALIWTVLAVLLLVHSPVWLWLVLLILAGLLAPFTELGWMVLMPSLVRDESLERANSVSEIVFQGAALGGPVIGSLLIRSVGSPGALFLDALTFCMAGVVMACLPEPEVQNAGVDRGAEQVSHSRSNWFQDALVGAKWLVRQPVVLGITGLAFLLNFGFGLLDVSFPMLVQRELQGPATWLGDLLGLNALGMVIGAAIYGWWGHLYRSRKLPMLLVVGWALCLTPFLVSQSIVVLCAGTGLAGLVFGAFPPLARSTVQRLVPKEYHGSVFGLRATAISLFVPLGGFAAGSLTLSLHLTPAHLIGWMAVASVVIVVAVVLSLSRWNRVGYN is encoded by the coding sequence TTGCATAAAAGGTCAATCGAAACGGGTTTCTGGTTCCTCACGTTCGCTGACGGAATTTCCACACTTGGAAATCAAGCAGGCTGGATGGCATGTTTGTGGAGTGCGGTGGCTCAAAACCACGGGGTGGAATGGGCATCGGTCTTGTCCATCGGGTTCGGTGTCAGTACGGCCGCAGCAAACTGGTTTATTGGGAGTTTGCTTGATAGGATGCCTGCAAAACTTGGAATCGCCGTTGCAAATGGCGTACTTGCTCTGATCTGGACAGTACTCGCTGTACTTCTGCTGGTTCACAGTCCCGTCTGGCTCTGGCTCGTCCTGTTGATTTTGGCAGGACTCCTGGCCCCCTTTACAGAGCTTGGTTGGATGGTCCTTATGCCTTCCTTGGTTCGGGACGAAAGTCTGGAACGTGCGAATAGTGTCAGCGAGATCGTGTTTCAGGGTGCAGCCTTGGGGGGGCCTGTCATCGGGTCACTTCTCATTCGGTCAGTGGGCTCGCCAGGTGCCTTGTTTCTTGATGCGCTAACGTTCTGCATGGCTGGGGTTGTCATGGCATGTCTGCCTGAACCCGAAGTTCAGAATGCAGGGGTTGACAGAGGCGCGGAGCAGGTGAGCCATTCCCGAAGTAACTGGTTTCAGGACGCGTTGGTCGGAGCAAAGTGGTTGGTGCGTCAGCCGGTCGTCCTCGGTATCACGGGGCTTGCCTTTTTGCTCAATTTCGGTTTTGGTCTCTTAGACGTATCGTTCCCCATGCTAGTCCAACGGGAGTTGCAGGGGCCTGCAACGTGGCTCGGAGATCTCCTCGGCCTCAACGCGCTGGGAATGGTCATCGGAGCTGCTATTTATGGTTGGTGGGGTCACTTGTACCGATCACGGAAATTGCCCATGTTGCTGGTTGTGGGTTGGGCGTTGTGCCTCACGCCTTTTCTGGTATCTCAGAGCATCGTCGTCTTGTGTGCTGGAACAGGTCTTGCCGGGCTTGTGTTCGGTGCGTTTCCGCCTTTGGCGAGATCGACAGTGCAACGGCTCGTTCCGAAAGAGTACCATGGCAGCGTATTTGGGCTACGGGCGACCGCCATCTCGTTGTTCGTACCCCTTGGCGGATTCGCAGCAGGCAGCTTGACTTTGTCGCTGCATTTGACGCCAGCTCACCTGATTGGGTGGATGGCCGTCGCCAGTGTCGTGATTGTCGTCGCTGTCGTCCTGAGTCTGTCACGATGGAACCGCGTGGGATACAATTGA
- a CDS encoding TetR/AcrR family transcriptional regulator has product MADEMEQWLSSLLRLNDEEEKMTDKQIKIIQAAVEIFAEKGYSATSTSEIAQKAGVAEGTIFRHYKTKKDLLISIVTPIMSKLVAPFVLRDFHKVLESEYEHFEDFLRAVMRNRLEFGMKNAPIIKIMLHEIPFHPELQSQFREQIVPKVAQRLERIVEHFQANGELIDMPPMTVMRMGASVIIGYILTRCIINPENSWNDEEEIERAVQFIMHGLTPVRG; this is encoded by the coding sequence ATGGCCGACGAAATGGAACAATGGCTGTCTTCTCTTCTTCGTCTCAATGACGAAGAAGAGAAGATGACGGATAAGCAAATCAAAATCATCCAAGCTGCTGTGGAGATATTTGCTGAGAAGGGATACTCCGCGACGTCCACGAGCGAGATCGCCCAAAAAGCCGGCGTGGCAGAAGGTACGATTTTTCGTCATTACAAAACGAAGAAAGATCTCTTGATATCCATTGTCACACCCATCATGTCAAAGCTCGTAGCCCCATTTGTCCTTCGTGATTTCCACAAGGTACTCGAATCAGAGTACGAGCATTTCGAGGATTTTTTGCGGGCTGTGATGCGGAACCGACTTGAATTCGGCATGAAAAATGCGCCAATCATTAAAATTATGTTGCACGAAATTCCTTTTCACCCGGAACTGCAGAGTCAATTTAGGGAGCAAATTGTACCGAAAGTAGCTCAGCGTCTGGAGCGGATCGTAGAGCATTTTCAAGCGAACGGGGAACTGATTGACATGCCCCCTATGACGGTCATGCGGATGGGTGCATCTGTCATCATTGGGTACATTCTCACCCGTTGCATCATCAATCCGGAGAACAGTTGGAATGATGAAGAGGAAATCGAGCGTGCAGTGCAATTCATTATGCATGGATTGACACCAGTGCGGGGCTGA
- a CDS encoding thiol-disulfide oxidoreductase DCC family protein has translation MTHGEVILFDGVCNLCNSAVQFIIPRDPKKRFRFAALQSDVGKALVNSVGLRRDSMILDSVMLIKGGKVYVKSSAALHITRGLHGLWPLAYALIIVPRSIRDAVYDYVARNRYRWFGRRDACMVPTADNRDRFIGISDVE, from the coding sequence ATGACACATGGGGAAGTTATTTTATTTGATGGCGTTTGTAATCTCTGCAACTCAGCCGTCCAGTTTATCATTCCGCGTGACCCTAAAAAACGATTCCGCTTTGCCGCCTTACAGTCAGACGTGGGGAAGGCCCTGGTGAACTCAGTTGGGTTACGAAGGGATAGTATGATTCTTGATTCCGTCATGCTTATCAAGGGTGGCAAGGTCTACGTCAAGTCGAGCGCAGCCCTGCACATCACTCGTGGCCTCCACGGGTTATGGCCGTTGGCTTATGCGTTGATAATTGTGCCCCGCTCCATTCGGGACGCCGTGTATGATTATGTTGCCCGCAATCGCTACCGATGGTTCGGAAGGCGTGATGCGTGCATGGTGCCGACGGCGGACAATCGGGATCGATTTATAGGGATATCGGATGTGGAGTAA
- a CDS encoding ABC transporter ATP-binding protein: protein MLDIQMDSKKTGGIQVSHVDRMFGKKLVLHDISLEVENAEIFGLLGPSGSGKTTLVKLIAGIDQATRGTIVVKGVQMPRRTMLQNIGYMAQSDALYGELTARENLDFFASLFGLSGKEKKHRMEEVMELVNLTDSMKKLVSAYSGGMKRRLSLAIAVLHRPDVLILDEPTVGIDPVLRMAIWDEFRTMSEQGTTIIVTTHVMDEADKCHRLGMIRDGRLMAVGTPDELKANTHSSTVEEAFLVYGGAQQ from the coding sequence ATGCTCGACATCCAGATGGATAGTAAGAAGACCGGTGGTATCCAGGTCAGTCATGTGGACCGAATGTTTGGCAAGAAACTTGTGTTACACGACATCAGTCTCGAAGTAGAAAACGCGGAGATATTCGGGCTCTTGGGACCGAGCGGATCCGGCAAGACGACACTTGTCAAACTAATCGCCGGGATCGATCAAGCGACAAGGGGAACCATTGTCGTAAAAGGCGTACAGATGCCACGGCGAACTATGCTTCAGAACATCGGCTACATGGCTCAGTCTGACGCTTTGTACGGGGAACTGACGGCGAGAGAAAATCTGGATTTTTTCGCGTCGTTATTCGGTCTCTCCGGCAAGGAGAAAAAACACCGAATGGAAGAAGTCATGGAGCTTGTCAATCTCACTGATTCCATGAAGAAACTGGTATCTGCGTATTCAGGGGGAATGAAGCGACGCCTGTCACTCGCCATTGCCGTACTGCATCGGCCCGACGTGTTGATCTTGGATGAGCCGACGGTCGGGATCGATCCCGTCCTGCGAATGGCCATCTGGGATGAATTCCGCACCATGAGTGAACAGGGAACCACCATCATTGTCACCACCCACGTCATGGACGAAGCAGATAAGTGTCACCGTCTGGGTATGATTCGCGACGGACGACTGATGGCAGTGGGAACACCCGACGAGCTCAAGGCGAATACACATTCCAGCACGGTCGAAGAAGCATTCCTCGTTTACGGAGGTGCACAGCAATGA
- a CDS encoding thioredoxin family protein, which produces MTINLRHKFGQGLSPQEFVDKMTKNQEQFQSWYNQFSWPDSSLRGFFEGAHTDNLRCTIIAADWCGDVVRNVPAIFRLMETANIPTEVLVMEEHLDVMDEFLTMGGRSIPVVLFVSAQGDVVGRWGPRPQYVQEPMVAFKSANTDKNAPDYEENLKAARQEIMRRYGEGTGYQKLIAEEIKEILERI; this is translated from the coding sequence ATGACCATTAACCTGCGCCATAAGTTTGGCCAAGGACTGTCGCCACAGGAGTTTGTGGACAAAATGACCAAGAATCAAGAGCAATTTCAGTCGTGGTACAACCAATTTTCCTGGCCGGATAGTTCGCTTCGTGGATTCTTTGAAGGAGCGCACACGGACAATCTGCGTTGCACCATCATTGCGGCGGATTGGTGCGGAGACGTCGTTCGAAATGTTCCGGCCATTTTTCGTTTGATGGAAACGGCGAACATTCCTACGGAAGTGCTCGTTATGGAAGAACATTTGGATGTCATGGACGAGTTTCTAACCATGGGAGGACGTTCGATCCCGGTCGTTCTGTTCGTCAGCGCACAGGGGGACGTGGTTGGTCGCTGGGGCCCACGCCCACAGTATGTTCAAGAACCTATGGTGGCTTTTAAGTCCGCAAACACGGACAAAAATGCACCCGACTATGAAGAAAACCTTAAAGCGGCAAGGCAAGAGATTATGAGGCGATATGGGGAAGGCACAGGGTATCAGAAGCTTATAGCAGAAGAGATCAAAGAAATTTTAGAACGTATTTGA
- a CDS encoding WD40/YVTN/BNR-like repeat-containing protein, which yields MKYEDIKSALQNGNRASLSPDRKAAMREKLRAQMAVEQTRVMTPRKRRRRLSPYLYTAAGIIVAAGVAGKMITNPQLKNTAQSASGYGTSASSAAASSGTKSATKQGTSQASHTDAYSAQNSAATSADDASVKLTYITMDSTSSGWAVDSRGRLLHSVDNGHTWENVTPQGVQLSLDRSSGGTSVVADWQKSVAGFSPKDDSGTIYTTHNSGQTWTKGHVAVSTDSRVEQIQFVNTDTGFAVVQANLVASGQFELWRTDDGGSTWKRIFASDDGAHVQASVNIHRNDLVSFSSPTNGWRLAQGTKTQQLTVQRTIDGGRTWHVWRGTLPVPKQLQAGTAELDVLPIFWGPNGIWPVEYRMPGKSGSAYVEVYKTTDGGSSWQATTPLANPGGSDLYFATPSLGFLVEHTTNRMERTVDGGESWTTIPTAENLARLSTLTFTDANHGYAIVVPQPGNNGALLETHDGGRTWQNAQPWLQAPRNNQK from the coding sequence GGAAAAGACGCAGACGGTTGAGTCCGTATCTATATACCGCGGCGGGGATTATCGTAGCAGCTGGCGTAGCAGGTAAAATGATCACCAATCCGCAACTGAAGAACACCGCGCAGAGTGCTTCGGGTTATGGGACAAGTGCCTCCAGTGCTGCCGCGAGCAGTGGTACAAAAAGTGCCACTAAGCAAGGGACGAGTCAGGCGAGTCACACGGATGCATACAGCGCACAAAACAGCGCCGCGACGTCGGCCGATGATGCGTCTGTGAAGCTCACGTACATCACCATGGATTCAACGAGCAGCGGCTGGGCCGTTGACTCCAGGGGCCGACTGCTACACTCTGTCGACAATGGACACACATGGGAGAATGTTACGCCACAGGGTGTCCAGTTATCGCTTGACCGTTCATCGGGTGGGACATCCGTTGTAGCCGATTGGCAAAAGAGTGTGGCAGGTTTTTCACCGAAAGATGACAGCGGAACGATTTATACCACGCACAACAGCGGCCAAACGTGGACGAAAGGACACGTGGCAGTGTCGACCGACAGTCGTGTAGAACAGATCCAATTCGTGAACACGGATACGGGATTCGCTGTTGTCCAGGCCAACCTTGTAGCAAGCGGCCAGTTCGAGCTATGGCGGACAGATGATGGCGGATCGACATGGAAACGCATATTTGCAAGCGACGACGGCGCGCATGTGCAGGCAAGTGTCAACATTCACCGGAACGATCTCGTCTCCTTCAGCAGCCCCACGAATGGGTGGCGCCTCGCTCAGGGGACCAAAACGCAGCAGCTGACCGTCCAGAGGACGATCGACGGTGGACGGACATGGCACGTTTGGCGTGGCACATTGCCCGTACCAAAACAATTGCAAGCTGGTACAGCGGAGCTTGATGTCTTGCCAATATTCTGGGGACCAAATGGCATCTGGCCCGTTGAATACCGAATGCCGGGAAAGTCTGGGAGCGCGTATGTGGAAGTGTACAAGACAACGGACGGTGGATCGTCATGGCAAGCCACTACGCCACTCGCTAACCCGGGCGGTAGCGACCTGTATTTCGCGACCCCGAGCTTGGGTTTCCTCGTTGAACATACTACAAACCGTATGGAACGCACGGTGGACGGTGGCGAAAGCTGGACCACGATTCCGACTGCAGAGAATCTGGCGAGACTTTCCACTTTGACTTTCACCGACGCGAATCATGGCTACGCCATTGTTGTCCCGCAGCCGGGCAATAACGGGGCTCTGCTCGAAACACATGATGGCGGTAGAACGTGGCAGAATGCCCAACCGTGGTTGCAAGCACCACGAAACAATCAGAAGTAA